A portion of the Chromobacterium sp. IIBBL 290-4 genome contains these proteins:
- a CDS encoding Crp/Fnr family transcriptional regulator, with product MNQEQVTQLLRQTPLFGHLEDEVLAQVLEQCETVRLGRGDQLYAEGSAAESVYLLVAGCVQSQVAESGKKYILQMVMPGQLLGLDAYVDGGANSSAAVADDDSALLRFSREMLSHLFDSEDGLPGCLAARKRLMSHLVGLVRHVTTLARNLALLDVYGRVRILINQMLIEQDGVLILRKQLTQQEIADQIGSSREMVARILKELVYGHYIRMENRRIIVLKMLPENF from the coding sequence ATGAATCAAGAACAAGTTACTCAGTTGTTGAGGCAGACGCCGTTGTTTGGGCATCTGGAAGACGAAGTATTGGCGCAAGTGTTGGAGCAGTGTGAAACCGTCAGGCTGGGCAGAGGTGACCAGCTTTATGCGGAAGGTTCGGCTGCGGAATCAGTGTATTTGCTGGTGGCGGGCTGCGTGCAATCGCAAGTGGCCGAGTCCGGCAAGAAGTATATTTTGCAGATGGTCATGCCTGGCCAGTTATTGGGGCTGGATGCCTATGTCGACGGCGGCGCGAACAGCAGCGCCGCGGTGGCGGACGACGATAGCGCTTTGTTGCGCTTCAGCCGGGAGATGCTGAGTCATTTGTTTGACAGCGAGGATGGTTTGCCGGGGTGCCTTGCCGCGCGCAAGCGCTTGATGAGCCATCTGGTAGGCTTGGTGCGCCATGTGACGACGCTGGCGCGTAATCTCGCGTTGCTGGATGTGTATGGCCGGGTGCGTATCTTGATCAATCAGATGTTGATCGAGCAGGATGGCGTGTTGATCCTGCGGAAGCAGCTGACGCAGCAAGAGATCGCCGATCAGATCGGCTCCTCTCGCGAAATGGTGGCGCGGATACTGAAGGAGCTGGTCTACGGCCACTATATCCGGATGGAAAACCGGCGCATCATCGTGCTGAAAATGCTGCCGGAAAATTTCTGA
- the flgM gene encoding flagellar biosynthesis anti-sigma factor FlgM, with translation MQVTQISSWRTDQAAAAKLERGAGKAPATVREAAAAASLAAPIQSLPEIDLDKVESVRAALARGEVRFDAERLAGLIEQYHGGR, from the coding sequence ATGCAAGTCACTCAAATTTCTTCCTGGCGGACGGATCAGGCTGCGGCAGCCAAGCTGGAGCGCGGCGCGGGCAAAGCGCCGGCAACGGTCCGCGAGGCGGCCGCGGCGGCATCGTTGGCTGCGCCGATTCAAAGCCTGCCGGAAATCGATCTGGACAAGGTGGAGTCTGTGCGCGCCGCGCTGGCGCGGGGCGAAGTGCGTTTCGACGCCGAGCGCCTGGCCGGCCTGATCGAGCAATATCACGGCGGACGCTGA
- the flgN gene encoding flagellar export chaperone FlgN, which produces MERKAWLQSLFVTVGDDLADYPKLASLLERQFQAALAHDAAALSACAAEISELCDALEDRRRERLRVVERLCPPGAPLAVEAALAGLPEALRERGLTHWSRLRQWIADCRDLNLRNGELLQRRREALSRVLEGERDVYVPQ; this is translated from the coding sequence ATGGAGCGCAAGGCGTGGCTGCAGAGCTTGTTCGTCACGGTGGGCGACGATTTGGCCGACTATCCCAAGTTGGCGTCTTTGCTGGAGCGGCAATTCCAGGCCGCGCTGGCGCATGACGCGGCCGCGCTTTCCGCTTGCGCGGCGGAAATAAGCGAGCTGTGCGACGCGTTGGAAGATCGCCGGCGCGAGCGCTTGCGGGTGGTGGAGCGTTTGTGCCCGCCTGGCGCGCCGCTGGCGGTGGAGGCTGCGTTGGCGGGTTTGCCTGAGGCGTTGCGCGAGAGGGGGTTGACGCATTGGTCGCGTTTGCGCCAATGGATTGCCGATTGCCGCGATTTGAACCTGCGCAACGGCGAGTTGCTGCAGCGCCGGCGCGAGGCCTTGAGCAGGGTGTTGGAGGGGGAGCGCGATGTTTACGTCCCGCAATGA
- the flgJ gene encoding flagellar assembly peptidoglycan hydrolase FlgJ: protein MFTSRNEFAAAGAGREWSGGDIALPLSMPESGGSFAEQYAGVKAEVARFISEGGADGAAQISPEGWRARQKIEAAGGGEVLPADRQAFVDEMMPFAASAAAKLGVAPSVVLAHAALESGWGRKPVLRADGGSSHNLFGIKAGAGWHGGSAASLTTEFIDGKQQARVESFRSYPDYHAAFDDYAELLRSNPRYRGALGRGGDVRAFAQALQRGGYATDPAYAGKLAGVAESLLRR, encoded by the coding sequence ATGTTTACGTCCCGCAATGAGTTCGCCGCCGCCGGGGCGGGGAGGGAGTGGTCTGGCGGAGATATCGCCTTGCCGCTGTCCATGCCGGAGTCTGGCGGGAGTTTCGCCGAGCAATATGCGGGCGTAAAGGCCGAGGTGGCGCGTTTCATTTCCGAGGGCGGGGCGGATGGAGCCGCCCAAATCAGTCCGGAAGGGTGGCGCGCGCGGCAAAAGATTGAGGCGGCTGGCGGCGGGGAGGTTTTGCCTGCGGACCGCCAGGCGTTTGTCGATGAGATGATGCCGTTCGCGGCCTCGGCAGCGGCCAAGTTGGGCGTGGCGCCGTCGGTGGTGCTGGCGCATGCGGCGCTGGAGTCGGGCTGGGGGCGCAAGCCTGTTTTGCGGGCAGATGGCGGCAGCAGCCATAATTTGTTCGGCATCAAGGCTGGCGCCGGCTGGCATGGCGGCTCTGCGGCGTCGTTGACGACGGAGTTCATCGATGGCAAGCAGCAGGCCAGGGTGGAGTCGTTTCGCTCGTATCCCGATTATCACGCGGCCTTCGATGATTACGCCGAATTGTTGCGATCGAATCCGCGCTACCGCGGCGCCCTGGGGCGGGGCGGCGATGTCCGGGCGTTCGCCCAGGCTTTGCAGCGAGGCGGCTATGCCACGGATCCTGCCTATGCCGGCAAGCTGGCCGGCGTGGCCGAGAGCTTGTTACGGCGTTGA
- a CDS encoding amino acid ABC transporter substrate-binding protein produces MNIGKGMAVLVLASLAMLAKAGDLADVRKSGELRIGTEGTYPPFSYHDASGALTGFDVDIARAIAARLGLRAQFVEGRWDGLLAGIDVKRYDVVSTVVVTEARKLKYAFSEPYYATRAVLIVREDNRDIKRFEDLKSRKSANTLTSNYGKLALRYGAEVVPTQGFNESLSLLESGRVDATINDSLAFLDYKKKQPGSKLRVAAAEAEGQPCAIILRKDSPELKAAIDKATIALKTDGTLKRLSQKYFGADITQ; encoded by the coding sequence ATGAATATCGGCAAGGGCATGGCAGTGCTGGTTTTGGCTTCGCTGGCGATGCTGGCGAAGGCGGGGGATCTGGCGGATGTCCGCAAGTCCGGCGAATTGCGCATCGGCACCGAGGGGACCTATCCCCCGTTTTCCTATCATGACGCGAGCGGGGCGTTGACAGGGTTTGATGTCGACATCGCCCGCGCCATCGCCGCGCGGCTGGGCTTGCGCGCGCAATTTGTCGAAGGGCGCTGGGATGGCTTGCTCGCCGGCATCGACGTCAAGCGTTACGACGTGGTCAGCACGGTGGTGGTGACGGAGGCGCGCAAGCTCAAGTACGCGTTCAGCGAACCTTATTATGCGACGCGGGCGGTGTTGATCGTGCGGGAGGATAACCGCGATATCAAACGCTTTGAGGATTTGAAGAGCCGCAAATCCGCCAATACGCTGACCAGCAATTACGGCAAGCTGGCATTGCGTTACGGCGCGGAGGTGGTGCCGACCCAGGGTTTCAACGAGTCTTTGTCATTGCTGGAGTCGGGGCGGGTCGATGCGACGATAAACGATAGCCTGGCTTTTTTGGACTACAAGAAAAAGCAGCCCGGCAGCAAGTTGAGGGTGGCGGCCGCAGAAGCGGAGGGGCAGCCGTGCGCGATCATCTTGCGCAAGGATAGTCCGGAGTTGAAGGCGGCGATAGACAAGGCCACGATCGCGCTGAAGACGGATGGCACCTTGAAGCGGCTCTCGCAGAAGTACTTCGGCGCCGATATTACCCAGTGA